From Amycolatopsis sp. WQ 127309:
CGCCAGTCCGGCCCGGCGAAGGGGAACAGGAGGTTGGCCGGCATGGTGAACAGCGGGACCAGCCAGATCGCCCGCGCCTGGCCGATCCGCCGGGTCACCGCGCCCGAGCAGACCGCGCCGAGGATCCCGCCGGCGCCGCCGACCGCCAGGAGCACGCCGACCGCGGCCGGCGCCAGCCCGACGGTCCGCGTCAGGAACAGCACCTGCACGGCGCTGAACGCGCCGTGGAAGAAGTTCGCCGTCGCCGTGGTCGCCACCATCGCCCGCAACGGCTTGTCGGAGAACACGAACCGCAGCCCTTCGGCGATCTGCGGGAGCAGCCGGGTGTGGCCGCGGGGTTCCGGCTCGGGTTCTCGCGTGCGGATGCGCAGCAGGCACAGCGCCGACGTGAGGTAGCCGAAGCCGGTGATCAGCACGGTGTTCGCGGCGCTGACCAGCTGGACCAGCACACCCGCGCCGCTCGGACCGGCGATCTGCGCGACCGACTGGACGGCCTGCAGCTTGGCGTTGCCCTCCAGGAGGTGCTCCCGGCCGACGAGCGACGGCAGGTACGACTGGTAGGCGATGTCGAAGAACAGCGTCGCGATGCCCACGAGCAGCACGACGACCAGCAGCTGCGCGAGCGTCAGCACCCCGCCCCACCAGGCGAGCGGCACGCTGAGCAACAGGGCGAAGCGGGTGAAGTCGGCCGTGAGCATGACGCGGCGGCGCCGCAGCCGGTCGACCCACACGCCGGCGGGCAGCCCGAGCAGCAGGAACGCGAGCGTCTCGGCCGCGGTGAGCAGACCCATCTCGAACGGCGTCGCGGCCAGCGTCACGGCCGCGAGCAGCGGGATGGCCGTGTTGCCGACGAAGGTGCCGAACTGGCTGGCCG
This genomic window contains:
- a CDS encoding MFS transporter, whose amino-acid sequence is MSRGSLFFHADFRRLWAGDTASQFGTFVGNTAIPLLAAVTLAATPFEMGLLTAAETLAFLLLGLPAGVWVDRLRRRRVMLTADFTRFALLLSVPLAWWGGVLTLAQLLVVVLLVGIATLFFDIAYQSYLPSLVGREHLLEGNAKLQAVQSVAQIAGPSGAGVLVQLVSAANTVLITGFGYLTSALCLLRIRTREPEPEPRGHTRLLPQIAEGLRFVFSDKPLRAMVATTATANFFHGAFSAVQVLFLTRTVGLAPAAVGVLLAVGGAGGILGAVCSGAVTRRIGQARAIWLVPLFTMPANLLFPFAGPDWRLGLAGLGAAIGGFGIIIYNVAQVSYRQAICPDRLLGRMNASVRFVVWGVIPLGGLLGGALGEGLGLRGATWVGVAGEVAAVLWVVFSPLRHMRDLPTTAKTGSGAA